From the Montipora capricornis isolate CH-2021 chromosome 2, ASM3666992v2, whole genome shotgun sequence genome, one window contains:
- the LOC138024697 gene encoding rab5 GDP/GTP exchange factor-like → MAERSKTRSKIYERLNNPELRCKTGCGFYGNPAWRGYCSVCYREVYLKQQRARAASQSREAAFAGGAHNLQSEGHEEVETGKLKFNKFEEKKKFQLESKKQSVKKLFKKSPGRTSLPDGSPAANAFPSLVEPSKMASGFREFLKTLKKPAAQDVNEKCKLFVQRMLSDSSLSVDQQSEIVHDFYGAMAEHLQIHPLFQNQPQEVIDKTLDGVEKYVMTKLYRLVFCPASTDDESRDLENQKRIRSFNWICPQHLDAAINTDNDKVQQLIEDSQQDLVEINTRRAPQDKLACIVRCCKNIFKIIHLSTPAGGAVSADDFLPCLIYVVLKANPTLLHSNVQYISRFCNPNKLMMGEAGYYFTNLCCALSFIEKLDAQALSMSQEEFNRKMYGDETDSSEEITPTPDPPVMCKGLELMKTNLEMLGALRERQMKLKEDALVLQEQMTEFRNNIVKEVDAILAGTSKGDMYLKPSATSEQQGTAVAAS, encoded by the exons ATGGCAGAACGTAGCAAAACACGATCAAAAATCTACGAGAGGTTAAACAACCCTGAACTTCGCTGCAAAACCGG CTGTGGTTTCTATGGTAACCCTGCATGGAGAGGCTACTGTTCGGTGTGTTACCGAGAGGTGTATCTAAAACAGCAAAGGGCGCGAGCTGCATCACAGAGCAGAGAAGCTGCATTTGCAGGAGGGGCTCATAACTTACAAAGTGAAG GACATGAGGAAGTGGAAACAGGGAAGCTTAAATTTAAcaagtttgaagaaaaaaagaagtttcAGTTGGAGTCAAAGAA GCAAAGTGTTAAGAAACTATTTAAGAAGAGTCCTGGTAGGACATCGTTACCAGATGGAAGTCCAGCTGCAAATGCTTTTCCATCCCTAG TTGAGCCCTCAAAGATGGCTAGTGGTTTCCGTGAGTTTTTGAAGACACTCAAAAAGCCTGCTGCTCAAGATGTCAATGAGAAATGcaagtt GTTTGTCCAGCGGATGTTAAGCGATTCATCTCTCAGTGTGGACCAACAGAGTGAGATTGTACACGACTTTTATGGG GCCATGGCAGAACATCTTCAAATCCATCCTCTTTTCCAAAACCAGCCACAAGAAGTTATTGACAAAACTCTGGATGGTGTAGAAAAGTATGTCATGACAAAGCTGTATAGACT AGTTTTCTGCCCAGCCTCAACAGATGATGAATCAAGGGACCTAGAAAATCAGAAGCGCATTAGGAGCTTTAACTGGATTTGCCCACAGCATCTTGATGCTGCTATAAATACTGATAATGACAAAGTGCAGCAGTTGATTGAAGATTCACAACAGG ATCTGGTAGAAATAAACACTAGAAGAGCTCCTCAGGATAAGTTGGCATGCATCGTTCGGTGCTGTAAAAATATCTTCA AAATAATCCATCTTTCAACACCAGCTGGAGGAGCAGTTAGCGCAGATGATTTTCTTCCCTGTCTCATTTATGTTGTGTTAAAAGCTAATCCTACTTTGCTACATTCCAATGTACA GTACATATCTCGATTTTGTAATCCAAATAAATTGATGATGGGCGAAGCTGGTTATTACTTCACAAACTTG TGCTGTGCTTTGTCATTTATTGAGAAGCTTGATGCACAGGCGCTGTCCATGTCACAGGAAGAATTCAACAG AAAAATGTACGGGGATGAGACTGATAGCTCCGAAGAAATTACGCCAACACCAGACCCTCCAGTGATGTGCAAGGGACTTGAGCTTATGAAG ACCAATCTTGAAATGCTTGGAGCTCTTAGAGAAAGACAGATGAAACTGAAAGAGGATGCTCTGGTTCTGCAAGAACAGATGACAGAATTTAGAAATAATATTGTCAAAGAG GTTGATGCCATCTTGGCTGGTACGAGTAAAGGTGACATGTACCTCAAACCATCTGCAACAAGCGAACAACAGGGAACTGCGGTGGCGGCCAGCTAA